The following coding sequences lie in one Sedimentibacter sp. MB35-C1 genomic window:
- a CDS encoding xanthine dehydrogenase family protein molybdopterin-binding subunit, which yields MKFVNKGVRKKDSIALVTGKPVYTDDVTQGCNLVVKLLRSPHSHAIINEINTEKAKKVPGIECILTYEDVPKSRFTTAGQTYPEPSPYDRLILDKRLRCVGDPVAIVAGLDEKSVDKALGLIKVKYEVLEALLDYRTAIDNKIIVHPEDDFKTLCDVGADNKRNICSSDAMEVGDVEKDFKNCAHIIEETYTTKANNQSMMETFRTQTSIDTYGRLTVITSTQVPFHVRRILSNALQIPKSKIRVIKPRIGGGFGAKQTIVSEIFPAIVTWKTGKPAKMVYSRKESFTNGSPRHEAEMKIRLGADENGIIKAIHMFSLWNAGAYGDHGPTTVGLSGHKAMTIYNAASYKFENEVVYSNTMGAGAFRGYGATQGFFALESAVNELAAKLNMDPTVLRMNNMLTQKNVGKIMPTYYNEELKSCTLDKCMLKAKEMINWDEKFPSKDIGNDKVRSVGCAVAMQGSGISSCDVGAVEIRLNDEGFYTLLIGATDMGTGCDTILAQIAADCLDTDYDNIVVHGVDTDLSPYDTGSYASSTTYITGMAVVKTCEVLRDKILSEGARLLGCKPEDAEFDGKQVVCAGTGKTISLAEIGYASYVGTNAYLTATRSHFSPTSPPPFMAGLVEIELDKLTGKIDIIDYVGVVDCGTVINPNLARIQAEGGIVQGMGMTLYEDVKYDENGRMLNDSFMQYKIPSRMDVGKIRVDFESSYEPTGPFGAKSIGELVINTPAPAIANAVYNATNINMRSLPITGEKILTKMINNGQN from the coding sequence ATGAAGTTTGTTAATAAAGGTGTCAGAAAAAAAGATTCCATTGCATTGGTAACAGGCAAACCGGTATACACAGATGATGTTACTCAAGGTTGCAATCTTGTTGTAAAACTTCTGAGGAGCCCTCATTCACATGCAATTATCAATGAAATAAATACTGAAAAAGCGAAAAAAGTACCTGGAATCGAGTGCATACTAACCTATGAGGATGTTCCTAAATCAAGATTTACCACAGCTGGACAGACTTATCCCGAGCCAAGCCCGTATGACAGACTTATTCTCGATAAAAGGCTGAGATGTGTCGGAGATCCTGTGGCAATAGTAGCAGGTTTGGATGAAAAATCAGTGGACAAGGCTCTTGGATTAATCAAAGTTAAATATGAAGTTTTAGAAGCATTGCTGGATTACAGAACAGCAATTGACAACAAGATCATTGTTCATCCTGAAGACGACTTTAAAACTCTATGCGACGTTGGTGCTGACAATAAGAGAAACATCTGCTCATCTGATGCAATGGAAGTGGGAGATGTTGAAAAAGATTTTAAAAACTGTGCTCACATAATTGAAGAGACATACACTACAAAAGCAAACAATCAGTCTATGATGGAAACCTTTAGAACTCAAACAAGCATTGACACCTACGGAAGACTTACTGTTATAACTTCAACACAGGTACCGTTCCACGTAAGACGTATACTGTCAAACGCTCTTCAGATTCCAAAATCTAAAATTCGAGTTATTAAACCGAGAATCGGCGGAGGGTTCGGTGCAAAGCAGACGATTGTAAGCGAAATTTTCCCTGCAATTGTAACTTGGAAAACAGGTAAACCGGCTAAAATGGTTTATTCACGAAAAGAGAGCTTTACCAACGGAAGCCCACGTCACGAAGCAGAGATGAAGATTAGGCTCGGAGCTGACGAAAATGGAATAATCAAAGCTATTCACATGTTTTCATTATGGAATGCAGGTGCTTACGGAGATCACGGCCCGACAACTGTCGGATTATCCGGTCACAAGGCAATGACCATATACAATGCAGCATCGTATAAATTTGAAAATGAGGTTGTTTACTCAAACACCATGGGAGCGGGTGCATTCAGAGGATACGGCGCAACTCAAGGCTTCTTTGCTTTGGAATCTGCTGTTAATGAATTGGCCGCCAAACTTAATATGGACCCTACCGTCTTGAGAATGAACAACATGCTTACTCAGAAAAATGTAGGCAAAATTATGCCCACTTACTATAATGAAGAGTTAAAAAGCTGCACTCTTGACAAGTGTATGTTAAAAGCTAAAGAAATGATAAACTGGGACGAAAAATTTCCCTCTAAAGATATAGGAAATGATAAAGTACGTTCTGTCGGCTGTGCTGTTGCAATGCAGGGATCGGGAATTTCATCATGTGATGTGGGAGCTGTTGAGATCCGATTGAATGATGAAGGCTTCTATACGCTTTTAATAGGGGCCACCGATATGGGAACAGGGTGTGATACAATTCTGGCACAAATTGCCGCCGATTGCCTAGACACAGATTATGACAATATTGTCGTTCACGGCGTTGACACTGATTTATCTCCATACGACACAGGCTCCTATGCTTCAAGCACAACTTATATTACGGGAATGGCTGTTGTTAAAACATGCGAGGTGCTAAGAGACAAAATACTATCTGAAGGTGCAAGACTTCTCGGATGCAAGCCTGAGGATGCGGAGTTTGACGGGAAACAAGTAGTGTGCGCAGGCACCGGAAAGACTATATCTCTCGCTGAAATAGGATATGCCAGCTACGTGGGCACAAACGCCTACCTTACTGCTACAAGATCTCATTTTTCACCTACATCACCTCCTCCATTTATGGCAGGTCTGGTTGAAATCGAGCTGGATAAGCTTACAGGTAAAATAGACATAATTGACTATGTGGGAGTAGTTGACTGCGGAACTGTTATAAACCCAAACCTTGCTAGAATTCAGGCTGAAGGCGGAATAGTCCAAGGAATGGGAATGACATTGTATGAAGATGTTAAGTATGACGAAAATGGAAGAATGCTAAATGACTCATTTATGCAGTATAAAATTCCTTCAAGGATGGATGTGGGAAAAATAAGAGTTGATTTTGAATCCAGCTATGAACCTACGGGACCATTTGGTGCAAAGTCAATAGGTGAACTTGTAATTAACACCCCGGCACCTGCAATCGCAAATGCCGTATACAATGCAACTAACATAAATATGCGAAGTCTACCTATAACAGGCGAGAAAATACTAACGAAAATGATTAATAACGGACAAAATTAA
- a CDS encoding (2Fe-2S)-binding protein → MQIKLWINDKEYIDDVLPDTLLLDFLRSKGQLSVKRGCETSNCGLCTVILESKPILSCSFLAVRANGLHVTTMEGLQEEAAEFGNFLADEGAEQCGFCSPGFIMNVLSMVKELNNPTEDEIKKYLEGNLCRCTGYMGQLRAVRKFLLLKNNREVSHEVC, encoded by the coding sequence ATGCAGATTAAATTATGGATAAATGATAAAGAATATATAGATGATGTTTTACCTGATACTCTGCTTTTAGATTTTTTAAGATCTAAAGGTCAGCTCAGTGTAAAGAGAGGATGCGAAACTTCCAACTGTGGATTGTGCACCGTAATACTTGAAAGCAAGCCAATACTTTCATGTTCATTTTTAGCCGTTCGTGCTAATGGGCTACATGTTACCACTATGGAAGGATTGCAGGAAGAAGCTGCTGAGTTTGGTAATTTTCTCGCAGATGAAGGTGCAGAGCAGTGCGGTTTTTGCAGCCCGGGGTTTATAATGAACGTATTATCAATGGTTAAGGAATTGAATAACCCTACTGAAGATGAAATCAAAAAATATCTGGAAGGAAATCTGTGCAGGTGCACGGGCTATATGGGACAGCTGAGAGCTGTCAGAAAATTTCTGTTGCTAAAGAATAACAGGGAGGTCTCTCATGAAGTTTGTTAA
- a CDS encoding xanthine dehydrogenase family protein subunit M — MFTIDKYIVAESLEQAFELNKNRRNTIIGGMLWLKMGRKRIGTAIDLSALGLNSIVEDEDSFRIGCMCTLREIETHEGLNNYFGGSLTKSVENIVGVQMRNLATIGGSIYSRFGFSDILTALLVLDTYVELFSGGVVSLEKYLGMPLDNDILVSIIIKKDKRKISYSSYRLSATDFPVLTCAVSKKGNKWFTAHGARPMKASLNIFELSSSPDSDEINKIISNIKDRTIFGTNMRASSEYRKILAGVLTKRGIEAILNGGNYAD, encoded by the coding sequence ATGTTTACAATTGATAAATATATTGTAGCTGAAAGTCTGGAACAGGCTTTCGAGTTAAATAAAAACAGGAGAAACACAATTATCGGCGGTATGCTTTGGCTTAAGATGGGCAGAAAGAGAATTGGTACTGCAATAGATCTATCAGCTTTGGGTCTTAATTCAATCGTTGAAGATGAAGATAGTTTTAGAATCGGATGCATGTGCACTCTTAGGGAAATAGAAACTCACGAAGGCCTAAATAATTATTTCGGCGGTTCTCTTACTAAATCAGTAGAAAATATCGTAGGAGTTCAAATGAGGAACCTAGCAACAATCGGAGGAAGCATCTATTCAAGATTCGGCTTTTCAGATATATTGACGGCTTTATTGGTATTAGATACCTATGTTGAGTTATTTAGCGGCGGTGTTGTTTCTCTGGAAAAATATTTAGGTATGCCTCTGGATAATGATATATTGGTAAGCATAATTATAAAAAAAGACAAAAGAAAAATTTCGTATTCTAGCTACAGATTAAGTGCAACTGATTTTCCTGTTCTCACCTGTGCAGTTTCAAAAAAAGGAAATAAATGGTTTACGGCGCACGGTGCAAGACCTATGAAAGCTTCTCTAAATATATTTGAACTCAGCAGCTCACCTGACAGTGATGAAATTAATAAAATAATTTCTAACATTAAGGACAGAACTATTTTTGGGACAAACATGCGTGCAAGCAGTGAATACAGAAAAATTCTTGCAGGTGTGCTTACAAAAAGAGGCATTGAAGCAATATTGAACGGAGGAAATTATGCAGATTAA
- a CDS encoding rubrerythrin family protein, protein MENKTLQNLMDGFAGESQANRKYLAYAKKAEKEGKTNAAKLFRAASDAEALHAQKHLEVAGKIKTTTENLQDAVAGETYEYESMYPEFIKAAEAEGNKAAIGTFKLAMEAEKVHAKLYKEALEKIDEAEEVFYYLCPVCGNIEKSIPDKCSICGVPGSKFIKY, encoded by the coding sequence ATGGAAAACAAAACATTACAAAATTTAATGGACGGATTTGCAGGAGAATCTCAGGCTAACAGAAAATATTTAGCATATGCTAAGAAAGCAGAAAAAGAAGGTAAAACAAACGCAGCTAAACTTTTCAGAGCAGCTTCAGATGCAGAAGCACTGCATGCGCAAAAGCACTTGGAAGTTGCAGGCAAAATCAAAACAACTACTGAAAACCTGCAAGACGCAGTTGCAGGCGAAACTTATGAATACGAAAGCATGTATCCCGAATTTATAAAGGCTGCAGAAGCAGAAGGAAACAAGGCAGCTATAGGAACGTTTAAATTAGCAATGGAAGCAGAAAAAGTTCATGCTAAATTATATAAGGAAGCTCTGGAAAAGATTGATGAGGCAGAAGAAGTTTTTTACTATCTATGTCCTGTCTGTGGAAACATTGAAAAGTCTATTCCTGATAAATGCAGCATTTGTGGAGTTCCGGGATCGAAGTTTATTAAGTATTAA
- a CDS encoding Fur family transcriptional regulator: MEFKDLLNELKDNKIRLSHQRLKILEYLTQNHNHPTADQIYNGLHDEVPTLSKTTVYNTLNSLTEAGIVRVITIEDNETRYDITTGNHGHFKCESCGNIYDFNIDIDSLESNELKGFKIDNKNVYFKGLCPQCLLSVK, translated from the coding sequence ATGGAATTTAAAGATTTACTAAATGAATTAAAAGATAATAAAATTCGTCTCTCACATCAAAGATTGAAGATCTTGGAATACCTAACGCAAAATCACAATCATCCGACTGCGGACCAAATTTATAACGGGCTTCATGATGAAGTTCCTACGTTATCTAAAACAACTGTGTACAACACTTTAAATTCATTGACAGAGGCAGGTATCGTAAGAGTCATTACAATAGAAGATAATGAAACCAGGTATGATATAACTACCGGAAATCACGGTCATTTTAAATGTGAATCATGCGGAAATATTTATGATTTCAATATTGACATTGATTCATTAGAATCAAATGAACTTAAAGGTTTCAAAATTGACAACAAAAATGTATATTTTAAAGGTCTATGCCCTCAATGTCTTTTAAGTGTAAAATAA
- a CDS encoding GGDEF domain-containing protein, whose product MKNNYEKRIPLMSLTVTLATSVLVYILNIPSPNVVLLTVLVYFTFLGGYLSGTLSGIVTILFTIYKFMEPNQLFSYSDDNLKRIIVSVIFIPLMILIVGYMKKDLLDKNKELEKANENLRKLSITDSLTSIYNRRYFDEVLTDELRRSERLNIPISLAIIDIDFFKEYNDVYGHIAGDNSLIAVAQAIMKQVQRTGDFAARYGGDEFAVVLPNTTLDGAAVVCERILRSVRDLKITHGATKEGILTISMGIAVCDESRIYEGGSLINDADQALYKAKKKGRNQYYF is encoded by the coding sequence ATGAAAAATAATTATGAAAAACGAATTCCGCTTATGAGCCTAACAGTAACCCTTGCTACTTCGGTATTAGTTTATATCCTTAATATCCCCAGTCCAAACGTGGTGCTTCTTACTGTTCTTGTGTATTTCACATTTCTTGGAGGTTATTTATCCGGTACGTTAAGCGGAATTGTGACTATTTTGTTTACAATTTATAAGTTTATGGAACCTAATCAATTATTTTCGTACTCTGATGATAATTTAAAAAGAATAATTGTGTCAGTTATTTTCATACCATTAATGATATTGATAGTTGGGTATATGAAAAAGGATTTATTGGATAAAAATAAAGAATTAGAAAAGGCAAATGAGAATTTAAGAAAATTATCTATAACAGATTCGCTTACATCCATATACAACAGGCGTTATTTTGACGAAGTGCTTACCGATGAACTGAGAAGATCTGAAAGGTTAAATATTCCAATATCTTTGGCAATAATAGATATAGATTTTTTTAAAGAATACAATGATGTTTATGGGCATATTGCTGGAGATAACAGTTTGATAGCAGTTGCGCAGGCTATTATGAAGCAGGTTCAGAGAACCGGTGACTTTGCAGCCAGGTATGGAGGAGATGAGTTTGCGGTTGTATTGCCAAACACAACCTTAGACGGTGCAGCAGTAGTGTGCGAAAGAATATTAAGATCTGTAAGAGACTTGAAAATTACCCATGGAGCAACTAAAGAAGGAATATTGACAATAAGTATGGGAATAGCTGTATGTGATGAATCAAGAATTTACGAGGGTGGAAGTTTAATCAATGATGCGGATCAAGCATTGTACAAAGCAAAGAAAAAAGGAAGAAATCAATATTACTTCTAA
- a CDS encoding FprA family A-type flavoprotein: MHCVQKISESIYWVGGNDRRLERFENMFPIPKGVSYNSYLILDEKTVLMDTVDFAISRLFIENITHVLDGRDLDYLVINHMEPDHCASIEELVRIYPNLKIVGNKKTFQFLGQFYNFDYSNNTYEVKDCDTLNVGSHKLKFFTAPMVHWPEVMFTYEETEGILFSADAFGTFGALAGNIFSDETDFDHYYLEEARRYYANIVGKYGAQVQSILKKVSSSPINMICSLHGPVWRKNIEYILDKYNKWSKYEPEKKGVVIVYASMYGNMENTANVIANKLAQKGVQDIRVYDVSKTHPSYIVSDIWKYSHVIFASVTYNMGLYYGMESLLHELKALNMQNRTVSLAGSGTWSPAAVKVMREILGCMKNVEIAGIPFEITSSMKKDQEPELDKFVEDIYETLI, translated from the coding sequence ATGCATTGTGTGCAAAAAATCAGTGAAAGTATATATTGGGTGGGAGGAAACGATAGGAGACTTGAGCGCTTTGAAAATATGTTTCCGATACCGAAAGGAGTATCCTATAACTCATATTTAATATTAGATGAAAAAACAGTGTTAATGGATACAGTTGACTTTGCAATAAGCAGATTATTTATCGAAAATATAACTCATGTTCTTGACGGAAGAGACCTAGATTACTTAGTGATAAATCATATGGAGCCTGATCACTGCGCAAGTATTGAAGAATTAGTCAGAATATATCCAAACTTAAAAATTGTCGGAAATAAAAAAACTTTTCAATTTCTGGGACAGTTTTATAATTTTGATTACAGCAATAATACATATGAGGTTAAAGATTGTGATACGCTTAACGTAGGATCACATAAACTAAAGTTTTTTACAGCACCCATGGTTCACTGGCCGGAAGTAATGTTTACCTATGAAGAAACAGAAGGTATTTTGTTTTCAGCTGATGCCTTTGGAACATTTGGAGCTTTGGCAGGTAATATTTTCAGCGATGAGACGGATTTTGATCATTACTATTTGGAGGAAGCAAGGAGATATTATGCAAATATAGTAGGGAAGTATGGTGCGCAGGTTCAAAGCATATTAAAGAAGGTATCATCAAGTCCCATAAATATGATTTGTTCGTTGCACGGACCGGTTTGGAGAAAAAATATCGAATATATACTGGACAAGTACAATAAATGGAGCAAGTACGAACCTGAGAAAAAAGGTGTTGTAATTGTTTACGCTTCAATGTATGGAAACATGGAAAACACTGCAAATGTCATTGCTAATAAGCTTGCACAAAAGGGTGTTCAGGATATCAGGGTATATGACGTTTCTAAAACTCACCCGTCGTACATCGTATCTGATATTTGGAAGTACAGTCATGTAATTTTTGCTTCAGTTACATATAATATGGGATTATATTATGGTATGGAATCGCTGCTGCATGAACTTAAGGCTCTGAACATGCAGAACAGAACAGTGAGTCTTGCAGGAAGCGGTACGTGGTCACCTGCTGCCGTTAAGGTTATGCGGGAGATTTTGGGATGCATGAAAAACGTTGAAATTGCAGGAATACCTTTCGAAATAACATCTTCAATGAAAAAAGATCAGGAGCCGGAACTTGATAAATTTGTTGAAGATATTTACGAAACTTTAATATAA
- a CDS encoding O-acetylhomoserine aminocarboxypropyltransferase/cysteine synthase family protein, which translates to MKIETQCLHEGYHPRNGEPRVLPICQSTTYTYDSSEHIGKLFDLTAEGHMYSRISNPTVAAVEAKIATLEGGIGALCTTSGQAASLLSLLNILKAGDHFISISSIYGGTINLFAVTLKKFGIECTFVSQDSDDEEIQKQFRENTKAVFGETIANPSLVVFDIERFANIAHKNNVPLIVDNTFATPYLCRPIDFGADIVIHSTTKYMDGHAVQMGGVIVDSGNFNWSNGKFPEFTEPDESYHGVVYTESFGKAAYITKARVQLMRDIGAYPSANAAFLLNLGLETLAVRMDRHCSNALKVAEYLSKSNKIEFVCYPGLKNDKYYHLAQKYVPKGSSGVISLSIKGTRENAVKFIDSLKLASNEVHVADIRTCVLHPASSTHRQLTDAQLKAAGITPGLVRLSVGIENIDDIIEDIEQALGQVD; encoded by the coding sequence ATGAAAATTGAAACTCAGTGCCTTCATGAAGGATATCATCCAAGAAACGGTGAACCAAGGGTTCTGCCTATTTGCCAAAGTACTACATATACATATGATTCTTCCGAACACATAGGTAAACTATTTGATTTGACAGCAGAAGGACATATGTATTCACGCATATCCAACCCGACGGTTGCTGCTGTAGAGGCTAAAATTGCAACACTTGAAGGAGGTATTGGAGCACTATGCACAACATCTGGGCAGGCAGCGTCTCTCCTAAGTCTGTTAAATATTTTAAAAGCAGGGGATCATTTTATAAGCATTTCGTCAATATATGGCGGAACTATAAATTTATTTGCGGTGACGCTGAAGAAGTTTGGAATTGAATGCACGTTTGTAAGCCAGGATTCTGATGATGAAGAAATTCAGAAACAATTCAGAGAAAATACAAAGGCTGTTTTTGGAGAAACTATTGCAAATCCTTCACTTGTGGTTTTTGATATTGAAAGATTTGCAAATATTGCACATAAAAATAATGTACCGCTTATAGTTGATAACACGTTTGCAACGCCATATCTTTGCAGACCGATAGATTTCGGTGCGGATATAGTAATTCATTCAACTACAAAGTACATGGATGGTCACGCGGTTCAAATGGGCGGTGTAATCGTTGATAGCGGAAACTTTAATTGGTCAAACGGTAAGTTTCCTGAATTTACAGAACCTGACGAATCTTATCATGGAGTAGTATATACTGAGAGCTTCGGAAAAGCTGCTTATATAACTAAAGCAAGAGTTCAGTTGATGAGAGATATCGGCGCATACCCGTCCGCAAATGCAGCATTTTTATTAAATTTAGGGCTTGAGACTCTTGCCGTGAGAATGGATAGGCATTGCAGCAATGCATTAAAAGTAGCTGAATATTTAAGCAAGTCTAATAAAATTGAGTTTGTATGTTACCCTGGTTTGAAAAACGACAAATATTATCATCTAGCACAAAAATATGTTCCAAAAGGAAGTTCAGGAGTAATTTCATTATCAATAAAAGGAACGAGAGAAAATGCTGTAAAATTTATTGATTCATTGAAGCTTGCTTCAAATGAAGTTCACGTTGCAGACATACGAACATGCGTACTTCACCCTGCAAGCTCTACACACAGACAGCTTACAGATGCTCAGCTTAAGGCGGCAGGAATAACGCCGGGTCTTGTAAGGCTTTCTGTAGGTATAGAAAATATTGATGATATCATTGAAGATATTGAGCAAGCTCTTGGGCAGGTAGATTAA
- a CDS encoding ferritin family protein, with amino-acid sequence MTVKWNGTNLLKTIAENEKSAANLYRAIANEARIGEKFFEQLASDEERHEKIYNALLNKFQENIEIEIEQSDAEYVDMLIESNSLFDEELIENARKIYTKSQIFDIAEKAERDAVLFVSELQRLYPDMASDEVAIILNEERKHLKKVLERKKESQPMFGRGM; translated from the coding sequence ATGACTGTTAAATGGAATGGAACTAATTTATTAAAAACTATCGCTGAGAATGAAAAATCAGCTGCAAATCTATATAGAGCTATAGCTAATGAAGCAAGGATTGGGGAGAAATTTTTCGAGCAATTAGCAAGTGATGAAGAAAGACATGAAAAAATATATAATGCATTATTAAATAAATTTCAGGAAAATATTGAAATCGAGATTGAACAAAGTGATGCAGAGTATGTTGATATGCTTATTGAAAGCAATTCCTTGTTTGATGAAGAACTTATTGAAAATGCGAGAAAAATATATACTAAGAGTCAGATATTCGATATTGCCGAAAAGGCTGAAAGAGATGCCGTTTTATTTGTAAGTGAGTTGCAGAGGCTGTATCCTGATATGGCTTCAGATGAAGTAGCAATAATTTTAAATGAAGAAAGAAAGCATCTGAAAAAAGTTTTAGAAAGAAAAAAGGAAAGCCAGCCTATGTTTGGCAGAGGAATGTAG
- a CDS encoding ABC transporter ATP-binding protein: MKKLVPFMKKYTSYAVLCPILMITEVVADILIPYLMSLIVDVGIANRDVGYVVKIGGIMILAALIGMILGVISSYFGATAGYGFAAEIRKAVFKKVQDFSFTNLDNFSVSSLITRLTNDCNTLGQVAMMSLRMAVRAPFLMIFALIMAFRINARLASVFMVSIPLTVILLGIIMTKARPLFIKMQSRVDKVNAIIQENLIGIRVVKSFNRQKHEEQRFEERNDLLRDTALKAISIVIFLMPVLTVVTYATIIAVLWFGGKQVVAGTMGSGELVSFITYITQILMSLMMLSFFFMQFLRGAASASRIVEVLETESEIKEEPDPVTEVKDGSISFENLSFAYPLSSDKALKNINLEINSGEIIGIIGSTGSAKSTLVQLIPRLYDATEGVVKVSGVNVKNYSLNTLRDKVAFVLQKNVLFTGTIRENMQWGNENADDEQIITALKHSHAWEFVSNYEDVLDHKVEQGGDNFSGGQKQRLTIARALIKSPKIIILDDSTSAVDMTTDAKIQKAFKENLSNVTTIIIAQRISSIQRADRILVMNEGKLESVGSHEELMKNSPIYKEIYESQQKGVVGQ; this comes from the coding sequence TTGAAAAAATTAGTTCCTTTTATGAAAAAATATACGAGTTATGCAGTGTTATGCCCTATTTTGATGATAACAGAAGTAGTTGCTGATATTTTAATACCGTATCTAATGTCACTGATAGTTGATGTGGGAATTGCCAACCGGGATGTAGGCTATGTGGTAAAAATAGGCGGCATTATGATTTTGGCTGCTTTGATTGGGATGATATTGGGAGTTATAAGTTCATATTTCGGGGCGACAGCCGGATACGGGTTTGCTGCCGAGATAAGAAAAGCTGTATTTAAAAAAGTTCAGGACTTTTCGTTTACTAATCTTGACAACTTTTCTGTTTCGTCCTTGATTACAAGATTGACAAATGACTGCAATACACTTGGGCAGGTAGCTATGATGAGTCTTCGAATGGCCGTAAGAGCGCCGTTTTTGATGATATTTGCACTTATTATGGCTTTTAGAATCAATGCGCGGCTGGCAAGTGTATTTATGGTTTCCATACCGCTGACGGTTATTTTGCTGGGTATAATTATGACTAAGGCAAGACCGCTGTTTATAAAAATGCAGTCACGTGTTGACAAGGTTAATGCAATAATTCAGGAAAATTTAATAGGTATAAGGGTAGTTAAATCATTTAACAGGCAAAAGCATGAAGAACAAAGGTTTGAGGAAAGGAATGATTTGCTCAGAGATACCGCATTAAAAGCAATATCCATCGTTATTTTCCTTATGCCTGTGTTGACAGTTGTAACATATGCAACAATTATAGCAGTTTTGTGGTTTGGCGGCAAGCAAGTGGTTGCAGGAACCATGGGAAGCGGAGAATTGGTTTCTTTTATTACGTACATCACTCAAATATTAATGTCTTTGATGATGCTTTCGTTCTTTTTTATGCAGTTCTTGCGAGGCGCGGCTTCTGCTTCCAGAATTGTTGAGGTTCTAGAGACGGAATCAGAAATAAAAGAAGAACCTGATCCTGTTACGGAAGTTAAAGATGGTTCCATAAGCTTTGAAAATTTAAGCTTTGCATATCCATTAAGTTCAGACAAAGCATTAAAGAATATAAACCTTGAGATTAACTCCGGAGAAATTATAGGAATAATAGGCTCAACTGGTTCGGCAAAATCAACACTTGTTCAGTTGATTCCAAGGCTGTATGATGCAACCGAAGGAGTTGTAAAGGTAAGTGGGGTTAATGTAAAGAATTACAGCCTTAATACACTGAGAGATAAGGTTGCATTTGTGCTTCAAAAAAATGTTCTGTTTACCGGAACTATACGAGAAAACATGCAATGGGGAAATGAAAATGCTGATGATGAGCAGATTATCACTGCATTGAAGCACTCTCATGCATGGGAATTTGTATCAAATTATGAAGATGTGTTAGACCACAAGGTCGAGCAGGGAGGCGACAATTTTTCGGGTGGACAGAAGCAAAGGCTTACAATTGCCAGGGCACTGATTAAGTCCCCGAAAATCATAATACTTGATGATTCAACAAGTGCAGTTGATATGACAACAGATGCAAAGATTCAAAAGGCATTTAAGGAAAATCTCAGCAATGTTACAACAATAATTATAGCACAGAGGATTTCTTCAATACAGCGTGCCGATAGAATACTCGTAATGAATGAAGGGAAATTAGAGTCTGTGGGAAGCCATGAAGAATTGATGAAAAACTCTCCTATATACAAAGAAATTTATGAATCTCAGCAGAAAGGGGTGGTTGGACAATGA